In a genomic window of Branchiostoma lanceolatum isolate klBraLanc5 chromosome 12, klBraLanc5.hap2, whole genome shotgun sequence:
- the LOC136445845 gene encoding dentin sialophosphoprotein-like, translating into MFKSGFIEVGPSDDSPKENQSWHSVPPPELDNDDLTDNEEVDIIPDVPSPEPEPTSMFDAPIPRPPAPPLPSEPLPPPPEEDPPPPPPPEDEEELRQMDTSAMSLLGKALAKKRLETFSTTHPNGASSFGQAASMSPKPAFSFSIVKKKASTKIQLASVFGDNAEENGDDSEEENPTGQKKKMSALPPPTEVPKTEKSDEADKKDEKDVRKRRRVKKEEEDEGEREYYHYFPPAHCRVKPRWPFMIFIKSNDHIVLNKDTGLVETVRKKKKKNGAYEQKSDNNNVLEDLKESNDKGPLEESRTRKCDDADLEKNNTAIDSGEQERAVHVKQEPEYDTGSQQMEVTTSRRNGNSLSRNSNGSHTSCTPLGRKPSPLRKEPSKGIPSKLDSSAEVPAKEGKPSFVEVVSKDDTVLQWPAEMIRFTQTSPVLSYSCNPLHFEFRALTQTGPASSQHPEEDTTPHSSDLQSIIDALYDQKDHRSDSSSSPSALNRGWYPYTEPGWCSDHREEWAVRSVQVKLKNAANRLQKHPVPNAWPLKPPPNVFKPSQSKPGLNAAAAGAPQSMLLPGQFVPKQRPSTSPKKSSSKAASENKVPASSNGSRDEAVDGEGKTSGGERNSHSQQGNGNGGNRSSSTSQKNGGNTPKGTVGKNGKKHHSSGSESSDDGRKRRRDGEELGRKHSKKSKKKKGSKRRKSPSETDESSDDECQEKVPARKRKQQKGSRHREKHVKPHCPESSSSESESDLEDDNMSVERDENSSSNERPDKKHQKGQITQESEGSDSEESLYEEEKKSRKRKYKRKDKVVKEKMSSRKAKRPKVVVEKDSSESASESESDEETKEEAVLQSHAKRRGKDRHAAKIKQKASAVDNSAKSKKSKKSSKKKKRSRKTDSSPPSEEDSSQDETMQRKHSPKQEVPQNVETASTRRSKKKKSHKQEEESQEDPPHTSSHHGRSKDKKKSKKSREQRSPSEESVSEDTDKSKKQSTKKKSKKIPEDEVKTESAGSSEESSAAEASSPRPRKSKKAKSKKVKTAESADESEDTEDEDYFGASLPPALSHKQHRSKKYQHNTEQADKSKHKHKKGSTKEDSHRMVSKLMKSKWESHSESSSASEKSGSDESEPEQMSKNKSKKASPSKSSDKSPATQKAKVALKTSGKHKGASSSPHVTESSGQKLPRKKGRDKSSRNGEKQVHRRKQQTKSDSESQQEDSDDEKHSHSSKLSRKSKEDTKEGSKSTHRTRSSSRSSQSSDGGKKHREKHSAKVEHAKGGKDKERSGRKGEDTDNSRARRHSNSSESEHRRRSEKQNVKDKVDRPQGKWSFLFGKDRAPPRRSESNLQRQDDASEKQSRSSRHSQSEEKEKHQSYRKYSSSEYSSNEGSGSDHGGNRRRSKEDGHHSRRDYSYNSYSTERDESHRRQPREYTDSYSYSSEERHRRSRDRHSDRRSRRRHTRHSSSDYSTSGEHSDYDKHHASRRGHKRRYSDSEDRYSSDRSYSRHSRKSSRYSPRRSRSIDNRRQSRENSEKRDDSRSRERDDSRHQADRSTMVSSQQTVEDVAETVSAPTALVKSEPNSKEVTSPVDRPHSEAMAAIAKQLLQKARNKKSASDESVDAAVRAGIKLKNPPAGYFGPKLPPSLEKKAVLPIIGKIPIVRKLMTTKKEAVSPVSGKKDDVAEAIFKLEEPPTEEMAGNSFPLTDAAPTVASRADGGVLGKISFTMNQTPRIVRPDVRKEASQEVAKESKEQDKRDDGAGQAKVPPAISPEEMDKYRRLQEQAQLHIQKQLELQQKQKEQQHERQQLHNVNPPPQPQQQPQVISQPPSAPPLPPPPLTAPPFSFSGYQAPPPPMYVSALPPVPPPGFLPPPVLPPPPGMQFGGNLPPPMRHAPIPLRQPRLALTKDEPPPPGT; encoded by the exons ATGTTCAAGAGCGGGTTCATCGAAGTTGGCCCGTCTGACGACTCGCCGAAGGAGAACCAATCGTGGCACAGCGTTCCACCCCCGGAACTCGACAACGACGACTTGACAGACAACGAAGAGGTCGACATCATACCAGACGTGCCGTCGCCTGAACCGGAACCAACTTCGATGTTCGACGCCCCGATACCCAGGCCTCCTGCGCCACCCCTTCCATCGGAGCCTCTCCCACCACCCCCTGAGGAggaccccccacccccaccacctCCCGAAGATGAAGAAGAATTGAGGCAGATGGATACGTCTGCAATGTCGCTGCTAGGAAAAGCTCTTGCCAAGAAAAGGCTTGAGACGTTCAGTACCACCCATCCTAACGGTGCCTCGAGTTTCGGACAAGCTGCATCCATGTCTCCTAAACCAGCGTTTTCCTTCAGTATTGTGAAAAAGAAGGCAAGTACGAAGATACAACTGGCTTCTGTGTTTGGAGACAATGCAGAAGAAAATGGAGACGACAGCGAAGAGGAAAATCCCACCGgtcagaagaagaaaatgtctgCCCTGCCTCCTCCCACAGAAGTGCCAAAGACGGAAAAAAGTGACGAAGCAGATAAGAAAGATGAGAAAGACGTGAGGAAAAGGAGGAGGGTGAAAAAGGAGGAAGAAgatgagggagagagagagtattATCATTACTTCCCTCCTGCGCACTGTAGGGTCAAACCTCGTTGGCCGTTCATGATTTTCATCAAGTCAAACGATCACATCGTACTCAATAAAGATACGGGCTTGGTCGAGACCGTccgaaagaagaaaaagaaaaatggcGCTTACGAGCAGAAATCTGACAACAATAACGTTCTCGAAGATCTAAAAGAAAGCAATGACAAAGGTCCTTTGGAGGAGTCAAGGACTCGTAAATGTGACGACGCTGATCTTGAGAAAAACAACACAGCTATCGACTCTGGTGAACAGGAGAGGGCTGTTCATGTGAAACAGGAACCGGAGTATGACACTGGGAGCCAGCAGATGGAAGTAACCACATCAAGGAGAAATGGAAATAGCCTTTCAAGAAATTCAAACGGCTCTCACACAAGCTGCACACCCCTTGGCAGGAAGCCGAGCCCTTTGAGAAAAGAGCCGTCGAAAGGAATCCCTTCCAAGCTGGACAGTTCCGCAGAGGTCCCTGCCAAAGAAGGGAAGCCAAGCTTCGTGGAGGTGGTCAGCAAGGATGACACCGTCTTGCAGTGGCCGGCAGAGATGATACGCTTCACCCAGACTTCACCAGTCCTTTCCTACAGCTGTAATCCTCTTCACTTTGAGTTCCGCGCGCTGACCCAAACAGGACCGGCCAGCAGTCAGCACCCTGAAGAAGACACGACGCCACACTCTTCAGATCTTCAGTCCATCATCGATGCCTTATATGACCAGAAGGACCATCGCTCGGACAGTTCCAGCTCTCCAAGTGCTTTAAATCGTGGATGGTACCCTTACACCGAGCCGGGGTGGTGCAGCGACCATCGTGAGGAGTGGGCTGTGAGAAGCGTTCAGGTGAAACTTAAGAACGCAGCCAACAGGCTACAGAAGCACCCTGTCCCCAATGCCTGGCCTTTGAAACCGCCACCGAATGTTTTCAAACCCTCCCAGTCCAAACCCGGCCTCAATGCTGCAGCTGCAGGAGCTCCTCAGAGTATGCTGCTGCCTGGGCAATTCGTCCCAAAGCAGAGGCCAAGCACGTCTCCCAAGAAAAGTTCAAGCAAAGCTGCTTCGGAAAACAAAGTACCCGCCTCCAGCAACGGAAGCAGGGATGAGGCTGTGGATGGGGAAGGGAAGACATCCGGAGGGGAACGAAACAGCCACTCACAACAGGGGAACGGAAATGGTGGCAACAGGTCTTCTTCCACGTCGCAGAAGAACGGCGGCAACACTCCAAAGGGCACCGTGGGGAAAAATGGGAAGAAACATCACAGCTCCGGCTCTGAGAGTTCTGACGACGGAAGGAAGAGGAGAAGAGATGGGGAGGAGTTGGGCAGGAAACACTCAAAGAAGAGTAAGAAGAAGAAGGGCTCGAAGAGGAGGAAATCACCCAGCGAGACAGATGAAAGTTCCGATGACGAATGCCAGGAGAAGGTGCCTGCAAGGAAGAGGAAGCAGCAGAAGGGAAGTAGACACCGAGAAAAGCATGTAAAGCCGCATTGCCccgagtcatcatcatcagagtCTGAGTCCGATTTAGAAGATGACAACATGTCTGTAGAGAGGGATGAGAACAGCTCTAGCAACGAGCGGCCAGATAAGAAACACCAGAAGGGCCAAATAACTCAGGAGTCGGAAGGGTCTGATTCGGAGGAGTCCCTGTACGAGGAAGAGAAGAAAAGcaggaaaagaaaatacaagaggAAGGACAAAGTGGTGAAAGAGAAGATGTCATCCAGGAAGGCAAAAAGGCCGAAAGTAGTCGTGGAAAAGGATTCTTCAGAAAGCGCTTCAGAATCAGAATCTGATGAGGAGACAAAAGAAGAGGCTGTTCTACAGAGCCATGCTAAACGAAGAGGTAAGGACAGACACGCAGCTAAGATCAAACAAAAGGCATCTGCCGTCGACAACTCCGCCAAAAGTAAGAAATCAAAGAAGAGCAGTAAGAAAAAGAAGCGGTCGAGAAAGACAGACTCATCCCCACCATCTGAGGAGGATTCCTCGCAAGATGAAACTATGCAGCGAAAGCATTCTCCCAAACAAGAAGTGCCTCAAAATGTAGAAACAGCGTCAACGAGGAGAAGCAAGAAGAAGAAATCACACAAACAGGAGGAAGAATCGCAGGAAGATCCACCGCACACATCGTCACATCATGGTAGATCCAAAGACAAGAAGAAGTCCAAGAAATCCCGAGAGCAAAGGAGTCCTTCAGAGGAATCTGTGTCAGAAGACACTGATAAAAGCAAGAAGCAAAGCACtaaaaagaagtcaaagaagatCCCAGAAGATGAAGTTAAAACAGAGTCAGCCGGTTCCTCTGAGGAGAGCTCAGCAGCTGAAGCCTCATCACCGAGACCAAGGAAGTCTAAAAAAGCAAAATCAAAGAAAGTCAAAACAGCAGAATCAGCTGATGAGAGTGAAGACACAGAAGATGAGGATTACTTTGGAGCCTCCCTCCCCCCAGCTCTTTCACATAAGCAACACAGGTCTAAGAAATACCAGCACAACACAGAGCAGGCAGACAAgtcaaaacacaaacacaaaaagggTTCGACGAAGGAAGACAGCCATCGGATGGTCAGCAAGCTGATGAAGTCGAAATGGGAAAGTCATTCGGAAAGCTCAAGTGCCTCAGAAAAGTCTGGCAGCGACGAAAGTGAGCCAGAACAGATGAGTaagaacaaaagcaagaaaGCGTCCCCATCAAAATCATCTGACAAAAGTCCTGCAACTCAAAAAGCCAAAGTTGCCCTCAAAACATCAGGGAAGCATAAGGGAGCGTCTTCCTCACCACATGTTACAGAAAGCAGCGGCCAGAAATTAccaaggaagaaaggaagggaTAAGTCTTCCAGAAACGGTGAGAAACAGGTTCACAGGAGAAAGCAACAGACAAAGTCTGATTCCGAAAGCCAGCAAGAAGACTCGGATGACGAGAAGCATTCTCACAGCAGTAAGTTGTCAAGGAAGTCTAAAGAAGATACCAAAGAAGGCAGTAAGTCAACGCATAGAACAAGGTCCTCCTCAAGGAGCAGCCAGTCTTCTGATGGGGGTAAAAAACACAGGGAGAAACACTCAGCAAAGGTGGAGCATGCCAAAGGAGGGAAGGACAAGGAGAGATCCGGTCGTAAAGGTGAAGACACAGACAACAGCAGGGCGAGACGCCACAGCAACTCCAGCGAGTCAGAACACAGGAGGAGAAGCGAGAAGCAGAACGTAAAAGATAAGGTCGACAGGCCGCAAGGGAAATGGAGCTTTCTGTTCGGGAAAGACAGGGCTCCTCCAAGGAGGTCTGAAAGTAACCTCCAACGGCAGGACGACGCCTCTGAGAAGCAGAGCAGAAGCAGCAGGCACAGTCAGAGTGAGGAGAAGGAAAAACACCAGTCTTACCGGAAATACTCCTCGTCAGAGTATTCCAGCAACGAAGGCAGTGGCTCTGACCATGGGGGCAACAGGCGGAGAAGTAAGGAGGATGGGCACCACAGCAGGAGGGACTATTCCTATAACAGCTACTCTACTGAAAGGGACGAAAGCCACAGAAGGCAGCCAAGGGAGTACACAGACAGCTATTCTTACAGCTCTGAAGAGAGACACAGGAGGTCGCGTGACAGGCACAGCGATAGGAGGAGTAGAAGGAGGCACACTCGACATTCGTCTTCAGACTACTCGACATCAGGGGAACACAGCGACTATGACAAACATCACGCAAGTAGGCGGGGACATAAACGTCGCTACTCTGACAGCGAAGACAGGTACAGCTCGGACAGGAGCTACTCAAGACACTCGAGGAAGTCTTCCCGCTACTCTCCAAGGAGATCCAGAAGCATCGACAACAGACGCCAGAGTCGGGAGAATTCTGAAAAACGAGATGACTCCAGGAGTAGGGAAAGGGATGACTCTCGCCACCAGGCAGACAGAAGTACCATGGTGTCCTCACAACAAACAGTCGAAGACGTAGCCGAGACCGTTTCAGCGCCTACAGCTCTAGTCAAGAGTGAACCCAACAGCAAAGAAGTTACGTCCCCAGTGGACAGACCTCACAGCGAAGCCATGGCAGCAATCGCCAAGCAGCTCCTCCAGAAGGCCAGGAACAAGAAAAGTGCCTCCGACGAATCAGTAGATGCCGCCGTTCGAGCAGGAATCAAGCTGAAGAACCCTCCTGCCGGCTACTTCGGTCCAAAACTACCCCCATCTCTGGAAAAGAAGGCTGTTCTCCCCATCATCGGGAAGATTCCGATTGTCAGGAAACTGATGACAACAAAGAAAGAAGCTGTGTCGCCAGTATCAGGGAAGAAGGATGATGTTGCAGAAGCCATCTTTAAGTTAGAAGAACCTCCAACTGAAGAGATGGCTGGGAACAGCTTCCCTCTCACTGATGCTGCTCCCACGGTTGCTTCTCGAGCCGATGGAGGTGTTCTTGGCAAGATCTCCTTCACCATGAACCAAACGCCGAGGATCGTCCGACCAGATGTTCGAAAGGAAGCGAGCCAAGAGGTCGCCAAGGAGAGCAAAGAACAGGACAAGAGAGACGATGGTGCCGGCCAGGCTAAAGTTCCCCCAGCTATCTCACCTGAGGAGATGGACAAATACag GAGGTTGCAGGAGCAGGCCCAGCTTCACATCCAGAAGCAGctggaactgcagcagaaacAGAAGGAGCAGCAACACGAGCGGCAGCAGCTGCACAACGTCAACCCCCCACCACAGCCTCAGCAGCAGCCTCAAGTCATCTCACAACCCCCTTCAGCCCCTCCACTCCCCCCACCTCCACTCACTGCACCTCCTTTTTCGTTTTCTGGATACCAAGCCCCACCCCCTCCCATGTACGTGTCTGCCTTACCCCCTGTCCCTCCTCCTGGGTTCCTACCCCCTCCTgtgctcccccctcccccaggaatGCAGTTCGGAGGCAACCTACCCCCTCCCATGAGGCATGCCCCCATCCCATTGCGTCAACCAAGACTCGCTCTTACTAAAGACGAACCTCCCCCTCCCGGAACATAA